From the Malus domestica chromosome 17, GDT2T_hap1 genome, one window contains:
- the LOC114822564 gene encoding uncharacterized protein has translation MASKFPPKLVQASNILFKNGRTYYKQMVEQNKHHVQELPTIEKCQTLAKQLFYTRLASIPVRYEAFWKEVGHFKNAIKSKEELNVENAGLVALFGVECFAWFCGGEIIGRGFTFTGYYV, from the exons ATGGCATCAAAGTTTCCACCGAAGTTGGTTCAGGCGTCAAACATTTTATTCAAGAATGGAAGAACATATTACAAGCAGATGGTAGAGCAGAACAAGCACCATGTCCAGGAGCTCCCCACCATTGAGAAATGTCAAACATTAGCAAAACAACTGTTTTATACTCGTCTTGCCAG CATTCCAGTTCGTTACGAAGCATTCTGGAAGGAAGTTGGCCATTTCAAGAATGCAATAAAAAGCAAGGAGGAGCTGAATGTGGAGAATGCTGGCCTTGTTGCTCTTTTTGGCGTTGAATGCTTCGCCTGGTTCTGCGGCGGTGAGATCATAGGAAGGGGATTTACATTTACCGGCTACTACGTTTGA